From one Syntrophobacterales bacterium genomic stretch:
- a CDS encoding NADH-quinone oxidoreductase subunit N, giving the protein MTLLPEIYILSFSVLFLFLSLGKGRRSLFVPARVLAVGGVAAALFSLNAEGLLFVGAYRVDGFSQIFKLVLTIGLALVIFMFNKEDEVEKMPEFFMFLGLSTLGLSILVSSVELISILISLEISSFSLYAIVPLRRTKTTAHLEAAIKYLFFGAISTGIMLYGMGYLYGMAHSTYLADIVAQMPSFGDRPLAILAIILTMSAFFFKLSLFPLHFWAPDIYEGASDATTAFIATVPKVAGAALLIRLTMLAGLPLTQLTMLLMVLAAFSMTLGNLVGLVQQDLKRLVAYSGIAHAGYLMLGLLSFNKAGNAAVAYYITVYLIMNLALFYVMMLLSRNGENLKIADLGGLARRAPLLAFTLAVAAFSLAGIPPTGGFTGKFFLFVTAFRAGHLPIVIIAAVNTVISVFYYLNLVRISYSREIKDETPLRLSFSEKALCWLFSLAIILLGLLPLNVLEMFSQVM; this is encoded by the coding sequence ATGACGCTGCTGCCTGAAATTTACATACTTTCCTTTTCCGTATTGTTTCTTTTCCTGTCGCTGGGAAAGGGGAGGCGATCGCTGTTTGTGCCGGCCCGGGTGCTGGCCGTCGGGGGAGTGGCTGCTGCGCTCTTTTCCCTGAATGCAGAGGGCCTTCTTTTTGTCGGCGCCTACCGGGTAGATGGTTTTTCGCAGATTTTCAAGTTAGTTCTGACCATTGGCCTGGCTTTGGTAATCTTCATGTTCAACAAGGAAGATGAAGTGGAAAAAATGCCGGAGTTTTTCATGTTTCTGGGTCTTTCCACCCTCGGCCTCTCCATCCTCGTCAGTTCCGTTGAACTTATCTCGATTCTGATCAGTCTGGAGATATCCTCCTTCAGCCTTTATGCGATCGTGCCGCTGCGCCGCACCAAGACGACAGCTCATCTGGAAGCGGCCATCAAGTACTTGTTTTTCGGTGCTATTTCCACAGGCATCATGCTGTATGGCATGGGGTATCTCTACGGGATGGCTCATTCGACCTATCTTGCCGATATTGTCGCCCAGATGCCGTCTTTCGGCGACAGGCCGCTTGCCATCCTCGCGATTATCCTGACGATGAGTGCCTTTTTCTTCAAACTTTCGCTGTTTCCCCTCCATTTCTGGGCGCCGGACATCTATGAAGGGGCGTCCGACGCAACGACGGCGTTTATCGCCACCGTGCCGAAGGTTGCCGGCGCCGCGCTCTTGATCAGACTGACGATGCTGGCGGGCCTGCCTTTGACCCAACTGACCATGCTGCTAATGGTGCTTGCCGCCTTTTCGATGACCCTCGGCAATCTGGTGGGGCTGGTTCAGCAGGACCTCAAAAGGCTGGTTGCCTATTCCGGGATTGCCCATGCAGGCTACCTGATGCTCGGCCTTTTGTCGTTCAATAAAGCGGGAAACGCCGCAGTAGCTTATTATATAACCGTTTATCTGATCATGAATCTGGCTTTGTTCTATGTGATGATGCTGCTTTCCAGAAACGGGGAGAACCTGAAGATTGCCGATTTGGGCGGGCTGGCCCGCCGGGCGCCGCTTTTGGCGTTTACGCTGGCGGTGGCCGCTTTTTCGCTGGCGGGCATTCCGCCGACCGGCGGTTTTACCGGCAAGTTTTTTCTCTTTGTTACGGCATTCAGGGCCGGGCACCTGCCCATCGTCATTATTGCCGCAGTGAATACCGTAATTTCCGTCTTCTATTATCTGAATCTCGTTCGCATTAGCTATTCGCGGGAAATAAAAGATGAAACACCTTTGAGACTGTCCTTTTCTGAAAAAGCGCTTTGCTGGCTCTTCAGCCTTGCCATCATTCTTCTGGGCTTGCTGCCTTTGAATGTTTTAGAGATGTTCAGCCAGGTTATGTAG
- a CDS encoding NADH-quinone oxidoreductase subunit M, giving the protein MLPYLTMNPFGFPVLSTTIFLPLAGVLFTLFMRSDRMIKVASFITTLLTLAVSVFLFANFDIKTPIFQFGENISWIAAYKINYTLGVDGISIMLVLLTTIISPIAVLSSWKAIQTRVKEFMIAILIMETALIGVFCALDFILFYFFWEAMLIPMYLLIAIWGGPNKDYASLKFFIYTLFGSVFLLVAIIAIYLVNGSFSIPEAMFRNYSFQFQFWVFLAFGIAFAIKVPMFPFHTWLPAAHTEAPTVGSVFLASILLKMGTYGFMRFCLPIVPQASFYFAPLMIVLSLIGIIYGGFVCLSQTDMKKLVAYSSVAHMGFVILGIFTFSIYGFIGSLFQMLNHGITTGGLFLLVGIVYERTHSRQIYDNAGLGKIMPIYMFFFGLFAVSSFAFPGTNSFVGELYVLIGTFATNRIAGFFAIVGAVIAAAYMLKLLKQIAWGREDKRDIRDMNLREIIYMLPLAVFVLWVGIFPRPFVNVMEYTLVNLAMQLDKVSH; this is encoded by the coding sequence ATGTTGCCATACCTGACAATGAATCCGTTTGGATTTCCGGTTTTATCAACCACGATCTTCCTGCCGCTTGCAGGAGTGCTCTTCACCCTCTTTATGCGCAGCGACAGAATGATCAAGGTCGCCTCCTTCATTACGACGCTCTTGACGCTGGCGGTTTCGGTATTTCTCTTTGCCAATTTCGACATCAAGACCCCCATTTTCCAGTTTGGGGAAAATATCTCCTGGATTGCTGCCTACAAGATCAATTACACGCTGGGGGTTGACGGTATTTCGATCATGCTGGTTTTGCTTACGACAATTATCTCGCCGATTGCCGTGCTATCCTCATGGAAGGCGATTCAGACGCGGGTGAAGGAGTTCATGATTGCAATTTTGATCATGGAGACGGCCCTGATCGGGGTTTTCTGCGCCCTTGACTTCATCCTCTTTTATTTCTTCTGGGAGGCGATGCTGATCCCGATGTATCTGCTCATTGCGATCTGGGGTGGGCCGAACAAGGACTATGCGTCGCTGAAGTTTTTCATCTACACGCTCTTCGGGAGCGTTTTTCTGCTGGTGGCCATCATTGCGATTTATTTAGTAAACGGCAGCTTCAGCATCCCCGAGGCGATGTTCAGAAATTACAGCTTTCAGTTTCAGTTCTGGGTCTTTCTGGCCTTCGGCATCGCCTTCGCGATCAAGGTGCCGATGTTTCCGTTTCATACTTGGCTCCCTGCTGCGCATACCGAGGCCCCGACCGTCGGCAGCGTTTTTCTCGCCAGTATTCTCTTGAAAATGGGTACATACGGTTTTATGCGTTTCTGCCTGCCGATTGTGCCGCAGGCAAGCTTTTACTTTGCCCCGCTGATGATCGTTTTGTCGCTGATCGGCATCATCTATGGGGGCTTCGTCTGTCTGAGTCAAACTGACATGAAGAAGCTGGTCGCCTATTCCAGTGTTGCCCACATGGGTTTCGTCATCCTCGGGATCTTCACGTTTTCGATTTACGGCTTCATCGGCTCTCTCTTCCAGATGCTCAACCACGGGATCACGACCGGCGGGCTTTTCCTGCTGGTCGGCATTGTCTATGAACGCACCCACAGCCGGCAGATTTACGATAATGCCGGTCTGGGGAAGATTATGCCGATTTACATGTTCTTTTTCGGCCTCTTCGCCGTTTCCTCGTTCGCGTTTCCGGGGACGAACAGTTTTGTCGGCGAGCTGTATGTACTGATTGGAACCTTTGCCACAAACCGGATCGCCGGCTTCTTTGCCATTGTCGGGGCGGTCATTGCCGCCGCCTATATGCTGAAACTGTTGAAGCAGATAGCCTGGGGGAGGGAAGACAAACGGGATATCAGGGATATGAACTTGCGGGAAATAATCTATATGCTGCCGCTTGCCGTGTTTGTGCTTTGGGTGGGGATCTTTCCCCGTCCTTTCGTCAATGTAATGGAATACACGCTGGTAAATCTTGCCATGCAACTCGATAAAGTTTCCCATTAA
- a CDS encoding Na(+)/H(+) antiporter subunit D has protein sequence MNNWIHPAIFYFIGALFLPFLRGKLKKVFILLIPTAAIISVALTNYGNYGAYNFLGVAGLFGRVDKLSMVFAWVFVIMSFLGALYALHRNEDGHHIAGFYYVGGSLGAVFAGDYLTLFIFWEAMAFSSVFLIWYGKRPQSDAAGYRYLLFHVFGGLLLFAGMMFYYTKTGSFAFNAIPPAGASWPEYLILAGFALNAAVIPLHAWLPDAYPEASVEGAVFLCAFTTKTAVYVLARGFSGFEILAILGTAMTVFGVVYAIIENDIRRVLAYHIISQVGYMVAGVGIGTMLAVNGAAAHAFAHILYKALLFMGAGAVLYMTGTSKMTQLGGMYKYMPLTMIFYVIGAISISGFPFFSGFVSKSMIIAAAHHEGRIWLVQLLNLAGIGTFLSVGLKVTYFTFFGKEAGNHQAAHEPPANMLWAMGLTSLLCFLIGTFPQTFYQLLPFSADFNPYNASHLSEMMQILSFTGLVFYLLVKKLSPDAKLNLDIDYFYRKATLLFIKFDEKVIAPIDSFWGELYRTLGLRSLFGTASLSYTFDQKAIDGVVDGTAYSVVGVASLVKKLQTGRVQTYIGLSLLLFFAILWAVL, from the coding sequence ATGAATAACTGGATCCATCCGGCAATATTCTATTTTATTGGGGCCCTGTTCCTGCCGTTTCTCCGGGGCAAGCTCAAGAAGGTCTTTATTCTGTTAATCCCCACTGCGGCAATAATATCCGTTGCCCTGACCAATTACGGCAACTACGGGGCGTATAATTTTCTCGGTGTTGCCGGTCTCTTCGGCCGGGTTGACAAACTCAGCATGGTATTTGCCTGGGTGTTTGTGATCATGTCCTTTCTTGGCGCGCTTTATGCCCTGCACCGAAACGAAGATGGTCATCATATCGCCGGGTTCTATTATGTGGGCGGTTCGCTCGGGGCGGTCTTTGCCGGCGACTACCTGACCCTTTTCATCTTCTGGGAGGCGATGGCCTTTTCCTCCGTCTTTTTGATCTGGTATGGTAAACGTCCGCAATCGGATGCTGCCGGTTATCGTTATCTGCTCTTCCACGTCTTCGGGGGTTTGCTCCTTTTTGCGGGGATGATGTTCTACTACACAAAAACCGGAAGCTTTGCCTTTAACGCCATCCCCCCCGCCGGCGCCTCGTGGCCGGAGTATCTGATCCTTGCCGGTTTTGCCCTCAATGCCGCCGTGATTCCGCTGCATGCCTGGCTGCCGGACGCCTATCCGGAGGCAAGCGTTGAAGGGGCCGTGTTTCTGTGCGCATTTACTACCAAGACCGCGGTTTATGTTCTGGCCCGGGGATTTTCGGGCTTTGAGATTCTTGCCATTCTGGGAACGGCGATGACGGTCTTCGGCGTTGTTTACGCGATTATCGAAAACGACATCCGGCGCGTCCTGGCTTACCATATCATAAGCCAGGTCGGGTACATGGTGGCCGGCGTGGGCATTGGAACGATGCTGGCGGTAAACGGCGCGGCCGCTCACGCCTTTGCCCATATCCTTTACAAGGCGCTGCTCTTCATGGGCGCCGGCGCGGTGCTCTACATGACGGGAACCTCAAAAATGACCCAACTGGGCGGGATGTACAAGTACATGCCGCTTACCATGATATTTTACGTCATCGGCGCGATCTCGATTTCCGGGTTTCCCTTTTTCAGCGGCTTTGTCAGCAAATCGATGATCATCGCCGCGGCTCATCACGAGGGCAGAATCTGGCTGGTGCAGCTGCTTAATCTTGCCGGGATTGGAACATTCCTCTCGGTGGGGCTGAAGGTTACCTATTTCACCTTTTTCGGGAAGGAAGCGGGAAACCACCAGGCTGCCCACGAGCCCCCGGCCAACATGCTGTGGGCGATGGGGCTCACCTCACTTTTGTGCTTTCTTATCGGAACTTTTCCGCAGACCTTTTATCAACTGCTGCCTTTTTCCGCAGATTTCAATCCGTACAACGCCTCCCATCTTTCCGAGATGATGCAGATTCTCTCCTTTACCGGGCTTGTTTTTTATCTGCTGGTGAAGAAGCTTTCCCCTGACGCCAAGCTCAACCTCGATATTGATTATTTTTACCGCAAGGCAACGCTGCTTTTCATAAAATTCGACGAGAAGGTAATCGCTCCGATTGATTCCTTCTGGGGCGAGCTTTACCGAACGCTGGGCTTGAGGTCCCTTTTCGGCACGGCCTCCCTGTCTTACACATTTGATCAGAAGGCCATAGACGGGGTAGTTGACGGCACAGCCTACTCGGTCGTGGGGGTTGCTTCCCTGGTTAAAAAATTGCAAACCGGGAGGGTGCAGACGTACATTGGTCTTTCCCTTTTACTCTTTTTTGCGATTCTCTGGGCCGTTTTATAG
- a CDS encoding monovalent cation/H+ antiporter subunit D family protein yields the protein MVIDSALPLLPIGIVFATAILIMVFRKTPNIREFWSIAGAVLTFAAVMGMVPIVWNGGVITYTLSAIAPGISLNFRVDALSLIFGIISSFLWIFASIYNIGYMRTLKEHAQSRYYTCFAAAILGAQGVSYAGGLFTLYLFYEVISLFTYPLVAHHQDAEGYAGAKKYLVYLVGTSKGFLLPAVILTYIMTGTLDFADNIHTGIFPAGSDGIWITVTYILFIAGFAKAAIMPLHNWLPSAMVAPTPVSALLHAVAVVKAGVFCISRVMLSTFGTKILNDLGIGIVTAYVVSFTILAASIIALTKDDLKARLAYSTVSQLSYIILGVALLDNTGVLGGVIHIVNHGFSKITLFFCAGAIFVAHNKRKISDMAGIGYAMPFTMGAFALASLSMIGVPPVSGFVTKWYLLNGALEISNIPIVVVLLASSILNAGYFVPITIKAFFQGKKENWTTSGIKEAPLTMVVPLVLTALISVLLGFYPDFFVKLISNLF from the coding sequence ATGGTTATCGATAGCGCATTACCGCTTTTACCGATCGGCATTGTTTTTGCGACTGCCATTCTGATCATGGTTTTCCGCAAGACCCCGAATATCAGGGAATTCTGGTCGATAGCCGGGGCCGTTCTGACCTTTGCGGCCGTTATGGGAATGGTTCCGATTGTCTGGAACGGCGGGGTGATCACCTACACCCTTTCGGCGATTGCTCCCGGTATTTCCCTGAATTTCCGGGTGGACGCCCTGTCGCTTATCTTCGGCATCATCTCCTCGTTTCTCTGGATCTTCGCATCCATCTACAACATCGGCTACATGCGAACCCTCAAGGAACATGCACAGTCCCGTTATTACACATGTTTTGCCGCGGCAATCCTGGGAGCCCAGGGGGTGTCTTATGCGGGCGGCCTGTTTACCCTCTATCTCTTTTATGAGGTTATCAGTCTCTTTACCTATCCGCTCGTGGCCCACCATCAGGACGCAGAAGGCTATGCCGGGGCGAAGAAATATCTTGTCTATCTCGTCGGGACATCGAAGGGTTTTTTGTTGCCGGCTGTCATTCTCACCTACATAATGACCGGTACGCTTGATTTTGCCGACAATATCCACACGGGGATATTTCCCGCCGGTTCAGACGGCATCTGGATTACCGTCACTTATATCCTTTTCATCGCCGGTTTTGCCAAGGCGGCGATCATGCCCCTGCACAACTGGCTCCCCTCCGCAATGGTCGCTCCGACGCCGGTCAGCGCCCTTTTGCATGCGGTGGCCGTTGTGAAGGCAGGGGTGTTCTGCATTTCCCGGGTCATGCTGTCCACGTTCGGGACGAAGATCCTCAACGATTTGGGGATCGGCATTGTCACCGCGTATGTCGTTTCCTTTACGATCCTGGCGGCCTCCATTATCGCCCTTACCAAAGACGACCTCAAGGCAAGGCTCGCCTATTCAACGGTGAGCCAGTTGTCGTACATTATCCTGGGGGTGGCGCTTCTCGACAACACCGGCGTTCTGGGCGGGGTCATCCATATTGTCAATCACGGGTTCAGCAAGATTACCCTCTTTTTCTGCGCCGGCGCGATCTTCGTTGCCCATAACAAGAGGAAGATCAGCGATATGGCGGGCATTGGCTATGCCATGCCTTTTACGATGGGTGCTTTCGCCCTTGCCTCCCTCAGCATGATCGGCGTGCCGCCTGTTTCCGGATTTGTGACGAAGTGGTATCTCTTGAACGGCGCCTTGGAGATAAGCAACATCCCCATCGTTGTCGTTTTGTTGGCGAGCAGCATTTTGAACGCCGGGTATTTTGTGCCGATTACGATCAAGGCCTTTTTCCAGGGGAAAAAGGAGAACTGGACCACCTCCGGCATCAAGGAAGCCCCGCTGACGATGGTTGTGCCGCTCGTGCTGACAGCGCTGATCTCGGTTCTGCTGGGGTTTTATCCGGATTTTTTTGTCAAGCTTATCAGTAATTTGTTTTAG
- the nuoK gene encoding NADH-quinone oxidoreductase subunit NuoK: protein MSNLLYNNSNIYLFVAVFMLFCGIAGLLYRRTLIGMLVSMELIMNGAGLNIVAINRFIVPENPYGLAFTLIIMGIAAAESAIALSIIIIIAKRYQHIEGGDMKELKY, encoded by the coding sequence ATGAGCAATTTACTTTACAATAACTCCAACATCTATCTGTTTGTCGCCGTTTTTATGCTGTTTTGCGGGATTGCCGGCCTTCTTTACCGACGAACGCTGATCGGGATGCTGGTTTCGATGGAACTGATCATGAACGGCGCGGGGTTAAATATCGTTGCGATCAATCGGTTCATCGTTCCGGAAAACCCCTATGGATTGGCATTCACGCTTATTATAATGGGAATAGCCGCCGCGGAATCGGCTATTGCGCTGAGCATCATCATCATCATTGCAAAGCGCTATCAGCATATCGAGGGTGGAGATATGAAGGAGCTGAAGTACTGA
- a CDS encoding NADH-quinone oxidoreductase subunit J: MSIGESIFLFAVAVTMAGALTAVFASSIVYAMLGLITAMFGVAGLYIYLNSAFLAMMQILIYVGAISILIAFAIMLLGQYSRKSHDFKAVGKLLSALVIALVSVVMFIRFVLTNLPGKTAPNFLMTTKDVGRAFTDTLILPFELISLLLVVAIIGAVMLSLNSRGDK, translated from the coding sequence ATGAGCATCGGGGAGAGCATATTCCTTTTCGCCGTCGCGGTGACGATGGCAGGGGCCTTGACGGCCGTCTTTGCAAGTTCCATAGTCTATGCGATGCTGGGTCTGATTACCGCCATGTTCGGCGTGGCTGGGCTTTATATCTATCTAAACAGCGCCTTTCTGGCGATGATGCAGATTTTGATCTATGTCGGGGCAATCTCCATTCTTATTGCCTTTGCAATTATGCTGCTGGGTCAATATTCCAGGAAATCTCACGATTTCAAGGCTGTCGGAAAATTGCTTTCGGCGCTTGTCATCGCCTTGGTTTCGGTTGTCATGTTCATCCGGTTTGTTTTGACAAATCTGCCGGGCAAAACGGCGCCGAATTTTCTGATGACGACTAAGGATGTGGGCCGTGCGTTTACCGACACGCTGATTCTGCCGTTTGAGTTGATCTCGCTTTTGCTGGTTGTTGCCATTATCGGGGCGGTTATGCTCTCCCTTAATTCGCGGGGTGACAAATGA